One stretch of Gemmatimonadota bacterium DNA includes these proteins:
- a CDS encoding zinc ribbon domain-containing protein yields MTCPTCGNADASGNFCASCGTSLQARHCTSCGQAAQPGARFCASCGANLTTGEPPRAAPPRPAGYASPPVSSAPPPATGLSSATLGWAAAGLLLLGAILIVGLPRLTGGQAPPPVNAAAPFANGAAGTGAPPDLSTMTPREAADRLWDRVVRSAEAGDSVQARQFVPMGIAAYQRVGTLDADGLYHLSMLQRIGGDFEGARATAEQILAEDPNHLLGLAAAAEAAREEGEADAATRYYQQLLDVYDTELGRALPEYQAHTNAMPGLLEDARAATGSAR; encoded by the coding sequence ATGACCTGTCCGACCTGTGGGAACGCCGACGCCAGCGGCAACTTCTGCGCGAGCTGCGGCACGTCGCTCCAGGCCCGCCACTGCACGAGCTGTGGGCAGGCCGCCCAGCCGGGGGCACGCTTCTGCGCGTCCTGCGGGGCCAACCTGACCACCGGCGAGCCGCCCCGGGCGGCCCCGCCCCGCCCCGCGGGCTATGCTTCGCCCCCGGTCTCGTCGGCTCCGCCGCCGGCCACCGGCCTGTCCTCGGCCACCCTCGGTTGGGCGGCGGCGGGCCTGCTGTTGCTCGGGGCCATCCTGATCGTGGGGCTGCCGCGCCTGACGGGGGGCCAGGCACCTCCGCCGGTCAACGCCGCGGCCCCCTTCGCGAATGGTGCGGCCGGGACGGGCGCCCCGCCCGACCTGTCCACGATGACGCCGCGCGAAGCGGCCGATCGGTTGTGGGACCGCGTGGTGCGGTCCGCCGAAGCCGGCGACTCCGTCCAGGCGCGTCAGTTCGTGCCCATGGGCATCGCGGCGTACCAACGGGTGGGGACGCTGGACGCGGACGGCCTCTACCACCTCTCCATGCTGCAGCGGATCGGCGGGGACTTCGAAGGCGCGCGCGCCACGGCCGAGCAGATCCTGGCCGAGGATCCGAACCACCTGCTCGGGCTGGCGGCGGCCGCCGAGGCTGCCCGCGAGGAGGGCGAGGCCGACGCGGCGACACGCTACTACCAACAGCTGCTGGACGTGTACGACACGGAGCTGGGTCGCGCGCTCCCCGAGTACCAGGCGCACACCAACGCCATGCCGGGATTGCTCGAGGACGCGCGCGCCGCGACGGGGAGCGCGCGCTGA
- a CDS encoding response regulator, translating to MDAPLRPLHVLLADDEAMLRLAIRLTLEDRGHRVTEAPDADRALVLARAGGFDLAILDVNMPGDGLRLLARLLDEAILPGRILMLTADVARWATREELERRGIPWLAKPFDFGELTRTLERMADEGSAPAG from the coding sequence GTGGACGCACCCCTCCGACCCCTCCACGTGCTGCTCGCCGATGACGAGGCGATGTTGCGCCTCGCCATCCGCCTCACCCTCGAGGACCGGGGGCACCGCGTCACCGAGGCGCCCGACGCCGATCGGGCCCTGGTCCTGGCCCGCGCGGGCGGGTTCGACCTGGCGATCCTGGACGTGAACATGCCGGGCGACGGGCTCCGCCTCCTGGCCCGGCTGCTGGACGAAGCGATCCTTCCGGGCCGGATCCTCATGCTCACGGCGGACGTCGCACGGTGGGCCACCCGCGAGGAGCTGGAGCGGCGCGGCATCCCCTGGCTCGCCAAGCCCTTCGACTTCGGGGAGTTGACCCGGACGCTGGAGCGGATGGCGGACGAAGGGAGTGCCCCCGCCGGCTGA
- the fliD gene encoding flagellar filament capping protein FliD, translated as MEASSFFSGLLSGVDYRSLVDAIINAQSRPITRLEDRIDRIETRSDAYLSFKGLLSSLKDASTALRSSDAFGARTATSSSSSVSVSAANNAPVGSHEIEVFQLATAEKLGSDSFQDRSADLGLSGEFLINGRRVAVAATDSLDDIAQAINGVNSGSTASGVNASVVSVGSSDHRLILTSERTGATGVDLVEVSGGVLKSLGVLDATMSTKHITSDGALSDRFANGTQSVGGLLGLTSPPAAGAVGIGSLSVTLDLSTMSLTDIADAINAEASLAGSGIQATVVPDPDAGASVRRLDISGTTSFTDAGGILETLGFLQGGKSGVAHELTSATAFQDAGGVNPATAGTQLSQLSIGGNGAGVQAGDTLTISGTRGDGSTFGFTYTVGGGDTLQTIVNRLNSNVDGLQAGSRTATASISANGELVITDDQVGGSRLSLSIVANNENGGTLDFGAVGTSATGRLRQISAGADAQLSVDGVYLERATNSIADAVEGLTVELHAGSVGDVVAVMVGKDIDAFVSDIQAFIDAYNSSAEFVRTQLERDADGNGGPLAGDSTLRSMASDMRRAMQTALAPGVAGNLGRLGDLGIEIQQDGSFSVDTARLKEALETDSGAVQRLFGIHGAGSVSELEFVGVTDASVAGTYGVEITQAATRAQILGTGFGGTYVDDGTSDSMLIKDIASGATYTVALSNGDTLQDIIDKINTEMDTALSEIHEASAQLFSDGVGTVATDSTRLSDLFDNLGANLGVAAGDTLTFSGTTRGGATIDTQFVVTDPSTQTVGEMMATLQSAVGPDTRVYLDANGRIRAEDQETGSSLFTLDITSDNAGGGTFSVGTIAAVQEGRTTSGIVAVDNGGQLELTAEGYGSNEGFEISFLAGGTDGSASLGVAAASYTGLDVQGTIGGFAATGLGQLLTGDADSAVEGISLLYTGSGVGSVGTMSVSRGIASLVELAADALVSSDGGSIDDLVEQGQRNIDSMESRISTIEDRLARRRELLLRRFLAAETALARTQSQTDYLFASLPQFNQNER; from the coding sequence ATGGAAGCCTCATCGTTCTTCAGTGGCCTTCTGAGCGGTGTCGACTACCGATCCCTGGTCGACGCCATCATCAACGCGCAGTCGCGTCCCATCACCCGGCTGGAAGACCGGATCGATCGGATCGAGACGCGCTCCGACGCCTACCTCTCCTTCAAGGGCCTGCTGTCCTCCCTCAAGGACGCATCGACCGCGCTGCGCTCCTCCGACGCCTTCGGAGCGCGTACCGCCACCTCTTCTTCCTCGAGCGTGTCCGTCTCGGCCGCGAACAACGCGCCCGTGGGCAGCCACGAGATCGAGGTCTTCCAGTTGGCCACGGCCGAGAAGCTGGGCTCCGATTCCTTCCAGGATCGCAGCGCCGATCTCGGCCTGAGCGGCGAGTTCCTCATCAACGGTCGCCGCGTCGCCGTGGCCGCCACGGACTCGCTCGACGACATCGCCCAGGCCATCAACGGCGTGAACAGCGGGAGCACCGCGAGCGGTGTGAACGCCTCGGTGGTCTCGGTCGGGTCGTCCGACCACCGCCTGATCCTCACGTCGGAGCGCACGGGCGCCACCGGTGTGGATCTGGTGGAGGTCAGCGGCGGTGTGCTGAAGAGCCTGGGCGTGCTGGATGCCACCATGTCCACCAAGCACATCACGTCCGACGGGGCCCTGAGCGACCGGTTCGCCAACGGCACGCAGTCGGTGGGTGGGCTCCTCGGTCTGACGTCGCCTCCGGCGGCGGGCGCGGTGGGCATCGGCAGCCTGAGCGTCACGCTCGACCTGTCGACCATGTCGCTGACGGACATCGCGGACGCCATCAACGCCGAGGCATCCCTCGCCGGCAGCGGCATCCAGGCCACGGTGGTTCCGGATCCCGACGCCGGCGCCTCGGTGCGCCGCCTCGACATCTCCGGGACCACATCCTTCACCGACGCGGGGGGCATCCTCGAGACGCTGGGATTCCTGCAGGGCGGCAAGAGCGGTGTGGCGCACGAGCTCACCAGCGCCACCGCCTTCCAGGACGCTGGGGGCGTGAACCCCGCCACCGCCGGGACGCAGCTCTCGCAGCTCTCGATCGGCGGCAACGGCGCCGGGGTGCAGGCGGGGGACACCCTGACCATCTCGGGCACCCGCGGCGACGGCTCCACATTCGGCTTCACCTACACCGTGGGGGGTGGGGACACGCTGCAGACGATCGTCAACCGCCTCAACAGCAACGTGGACGGGCTGCAGGCCGGAAGCCGTACGGCCACCGCCTCCATCTCGGCCAACGGCGAGCTGGTGATCACGGACGACCAGGTGGGCGGCAGCCGCCTGTCGCTGTCCATCGTGGCGAACAACGAGAACGGTGGCACGCTCGACTTCGGCGCCGTCGGGACCAGCGCCACGGGCCGCTTGCGGCAGATCTCCGCGGGCGCCGACGCGCAGCTCTCGGTGGACGGCGTCTATCTGGAGCGCGCGACCAACTCCATCGCCGACGCGGTCGAGGGCCTGACCGTCGAGCTGCACGCCGGGTCGGTGGGAGACGTCGTCGCGGTGATGGTCGGCAAGGACATCGACGCCTTCGTCAGCGACATCCAGGCCTTCATCGACGCGTACAACTCCTCCGCGGAGTTCGTGCGCACGCAGCTCGAGCGTGACGCAGATGGCAACGGCGGGCCGCTGGCGGGGGACAGCACCCTGCGCTCCATGGCCTCCGACATGCGGCGCGCCATGCAGACCGCCCTTGCGCCCGGTGTGGCGGGGAATCTGGGCCGCTTGGGCGACCTGGGGATCGAGATCCAGCAGGACGGATCCTTCTCGGTCGACACCGCGCGCTTGAAGGAAGCGTTGGAGACGGACAGCGGCGCCGTGCAGCGGCTCTTCGGCATCCACGGCGCGGGCAGCGTGAGCGAGCTCGAGTTCGTGGGCGTCACGGACGCCTCCGTCGCCGGCACGTACGGTGTGGAGATCACACAGGCGGCGACGCGGGCGCAGATCCTGGGCACCGGCTTCGGTGGCACCTACGTGGATGACGGCACGTCCGACTCGATGCTGATCAAGGACATCGCCTCGGGTGCGACCTACACGGTCGCCCTGTCCAACGGCGACACGCTCCAGGACATCATCGACAAGATCAACACCGAGATGGACACGGCGCTCTCCGAGATCCACGAGGCGTCGGCGCAGCTCTTCTCCGACGGCGTGGGGACGGTCGCCACCGACAGCACGCGCCTCTCCGACCTGTTCGACAACCTGGGGGCCAACCTGGGCGTCGCGGCCGGTGACACGCTCACGTTCTCCGGAACGACGCGCGGCGGCGCCACCATCGACACGCAGTTCGTGGTCACCGATCCGTCCACCCAGACCGTGGGTGAGATGATGGCCACGTTGCAGAGCGCGGTGGGCCCGGACACGCGCGTCTACCTGGACGCGAACGGGCGCATCCGCGCCGAGGATCAGGAGACGGGCTCCAGCCTCTTCACCCTGGACATCACGTCCGACAACGCAGGCGGCGGCACGTTCTCGGTCGGGACCATCGCCGCCGTTCAGGAAGGCCGGACCACGTCGGGCATCGTGGCCGTGGACAATGGGGGTCAGCTGGAGCTGACCGCAGAAGGCTACGGGAGCAACGAAGGCTTCGAGATCAGCTTCCTCGCGGGTGGCACCGACGGGTCCGCCTCGTTGGGCGTGGCAGCCGCCAGCTACACCGGGCTCGACGTGCAGGGTACCATCGGTGGCTTCGCCGCCACCGGGCTCGGGCAGCTCCTGACGGGCGACGCGGACAGCGCGGTGGAGGGCATCAGCCTCCTCTACACCGGCAGCGGCGTCGGGTCGGTGGGGACGATGAGCGTAAGCCGCGGGATCGCCTCCCTCGTGGAGCTCGCGGCCGACGCGCTCGTCAGCAGTGACGGGGGATCGATCGACGACCTCGTCGAGCAGGGTCAGCGCAACATCGATTCCATGGAGAGTCGGATCAGCACCATCGAGGACCGGCTGGCGAGGCGGCGTGAGCTGCTGCTGCGCCGGTTCCTGGCCGCCGAGACCGCACTGGCCCGGACGCAGTCACAGACGGACTACCTCTTCGCGAGCCTTCCGCAGTTCAACCAGAACGAGCGATGA
- a CDS encoding ATPase, T2SS/T4P/T4SS family, translating to MSVLHSHAQSASPAPAGTTPAAGGHWLVRVLQRAGVPGAAELTIPLAQTVEQAWRLASDRCAMDQDRIAQLVAARYRTKVADLTTIEPGVLRLLPASVARQHLILPVRADYHQLVVAVANPTDLEAEQAAAFASGRKVRLEVASPARLLERMDQLYDQPNQKVGRLLDAAMQEETGIQVVEQDIDTGPSKTEVDSEPVIRLTNLILVKAIEQGASDIHLQPERESGVVRFRVDGVLRRHLEMPMPALVRVISRIKVMGKMDIADRLRPQDGRARVRVGGGNYDLRISTVPARDHEKAVIRILDQGRSIEGLGETGMHPLEVQRFRQTLKGRDGIVVVTGPTGSGKTTTLYSALRELSTEEVNIMTVEDPIEYELPGITQIQVDSRRKVTFASTLRAILRQDPDIILVGEIRDLETAEVAVQAAMTGHLVLATLHTNDAVSAVQRLLDIGLDRAAVAGSLRASLAQRLVRRVCTTCKGAGGRCEPCGGSGYRSRLPVVELLSVDEEITRLILSGAPLSDIERAAVEHGGMRTMHTVATTLVERGVTTASEVERVLGEVVEQAHVPLVPQAPAPPSPPEDAGATVAGAAHAHTRPAPTTSASAPADATSDDLVLVVDDDAMNRMLARKLLEKAGFRVEEAKDGLEALTRLQQGKDISILLLDLNMPELDGREVLQAVRGSIETAGLPVIILTGAEDESLEFQLMDQGADDYIRKPIDPARLISRVKAALRRAAA from the coding sequence GTGAGCGTTCTCCACAGCCACGCACAGAGCGCATCGCCCGCACCCGCCGGGACCACACCCGCCGCGGGTGGGCACTGGCTTGTGCGCGTCCTCCAGCGCGCCGGCGTCCCGGGCGCTGCGGAACTGACGATCCCGCTGGCCCAGACCGTCGAACAGGCCTGGCGCCTGGCCTCCGATCGCTGCGCCATGGACCAGGACCGGATCGCGCAACTGGTGGCGGCGCGCTACCGCACGAAGGTGGCGGACCTCACGACCATCGAGCCCGGTGTGCTCCGTCTGCTGCCGGCTTCGGTGGCCCGCCAGCACCTCATCCTTCCCGTCCGCGCGGACTACCATCAGCTCGTCGTGGCGGTGGCCAACCCGACCGACCTGGAGGCCGAGCAGGCCGCCGCCTTCGCCTCCGGACGAAAGGTCCGGCTGGAGGTGGCGTCTCCGGCCCGTCTCCTGGAACGGATGGATCAGCTCTACGACCAGCCCAACCAGAAGGTCGGCCGGCTGCTCGACGCCGCCATGCAGGAGGAGACCGGCATCCAGGTCGTCGAGCAGGACATCGACACCGGGCCGAGCAAGACCGAGGTGGACTCCGAGCCCGTCATCCGCCTGACCAACCTCATCCTGGTCAAGGCCATCGAGCAGGGCGCCAGCGACATCCATCTCCAGCCCGAGCGGGAGTCCGGCGTGGTGCGCTTCCGGGTGGACGGCGTGCTGCGCCGTCACCTGGAGATGCCGATGCCGGCGCTCGTGCGCGTGATCTCGCGCATCAAGGTCATGGGCAAGATGGACATCGCCGACCGGCTCCGCCCGCAGGACGGGCGCGCGCGCGTGCGCGTCGGAGGCGGCAACTACGATCTGCGCATCTCCACGGTGCCCGCGCGCGATCACGAGAAGGCGGTCATCCGCATCCTGGACCAGGGGCGCTCCATCGAGGGCCTGGGCGAGACGGGCATGCACCCGCTGGAGGTCCAGCGCTTCCGCCAGACGCTCAAGGGACGCGACGGCATCGTGGTCGTGACCGGCCCGACCGGGTCCGGAAAGACCACCACGCTCTACTCGGCGCTCCGCGAGCTCTCGACGGAAGAGGTCAACATCATGACCGTCGAGGATCCCATCGAGTACGAGCTCCCCGGGATCACACAGATCCAGGTGGACTCGCGCCGCAAGGTGACGTTCGCCTCCACGCTGCGCGCGATCCTGCGCCAGGATCCCGACATCATCCTGGTGGGTGAGATCCGTGACCTGGAGACGGCGGAGGTAGCCGTGCAGGCCGCCATGACCGGACACCTCGTGCTGGCCACGCTGCATACCAACGACGCGGTGAGCGCCGTGCAGCGTCTGCTCGACATCGGACTCGATCGCGCCGCCGTGGCGGGCTCGCTCCGCGCGTCCCTCGCGCAGCGCCTCGTCCGCCGCGTGTGCACGACCTGCAAGGGAGCTGGCGGCCGGTGCGAGCCCTGTGGCGGCAGCGGCTACCGCTCGCGCCTGCCGGTGGTCGAGCTGCTCTCGGTGGACGAGGAGATCACGCGCCTCATCCTGTCGGGTGCTCCCCTCTCCGACATCGAGCGCGCAGCCGTCGAGCACGGCGGCATGCGCACCATGCACACGGTGGCCACGACGCTGGTGGAGCGGGGCGTGACCACGGCCTCCGAGGTCGAACGCGTGCTCGGCGAGGTCGTCGAGCAGGCGCATGTCCCTCTGGTTCCCCAAGCTCCGGCGCCGCCGAGCCCGCCCGAAGACGCGGGAGCCACGGTAGCGGGTGCTGCACACGCCCACACACGGCCGGCGCCCACTACGTCAGCGAGCGCGCCCGCGGACGCGACCTCGGACGACCTGGTACTGGTCGTGGACGACGACGCCATGAACCGCATGCTGGCCCGCAAGCTCCTCGAAAAGGCGGGCTTCCGCGTGGAGGAAGCCAAGGACGGGCTCGAGGCCCTGACGCGGCTGCAGCAGGGCAAGGACATCTCGATCCTGTTGCTCGATCTCAACATGCCGGAGCTGGACGGCCGGGAGGTCCTGCAGGCCGTTCGCGGCTCGATCGAGACGGCCGGCCTGCCGGTGATCATCCTCACCGGAGCCGAGGACGAGTCCCTCGAGTTCCAGCTCATGGACCAAGGTGCCGACGACTACATCCGCAAGCCGATCGACCCCGCGCGCCTCATCTCCCGCGTGAAGGCGGCGTTGCGGCGGGCGGCCGCGTAG
- a CDS encoding TIGR00730 family Rossman fold protein, whose protein sequence is MRSPVARPPEQRIVGKDAWRVFRIMGEFVEGYDALADLGPAVSIFGSARVTPDDPMYQLCVATARQLGQAGFDIITGGGPGIMEAANRGAKDAGVRSVGCNIELPFEQGTNAYVDIAVNFRYFFVRKTMFIKYAQGFVIFPGGYGTMDELFEALTLIQTGKVHNFPVVMMGKSYWTGLLDWLRSSMAHEGKIAPDDLDLILVTDDPQEAVAHMRSRYMGFLSEAPATP, encoded by the coding sequence CTGCGGAGTCCTGTCGCCCGACCGCCCGAACAACGGATCGTGGGCAAGGACGCCTGGCGCGTCTTCCGCATCATGGGGGAGTTCGTGGAGGGCTACGACGCCCTGGCCGACCTGGGACCGGCCGTGTCCATCTTCGGCTCGGCCCGCGTGACGCCCGACGACCCGATGTACCAGCTCTGCGTGGCCACCGCACGGCAGCTCGGGCAGGCGGGGTTCGACATCATCACCGGTGGCGGACCGGGGATCATGGAGGCGGCCAACCGGGGCGCGAAGGACGCGGGCGTGCGCTCGGTGGGGTGCAACATCGAGCTGCCCTTCGAGCAGGGCACGAACGCGTACGTCGATATCGCGGTGAACTTCCGCTACTTCTTCGTCCGCAAGACCATGTTCATCAAGTACGCCCAGGGGTTCGTGATCTTCCCCGGCGGGTACGGCACCATGGACGAGCTGTTCGAGGCGCTGACGCTCATCCAGACCGGCAAGGTGCACAACTTCCCGGTCGTGATGATGGGGAAGAGCTACTGGACGGGTCTGCTCGACTGGTTGCGCTCGTCCATGGCGCACGAAGGCAAGATCGCGCCCGACGACCTGGATCTGATCCTGGTCACGGACGATCCGCAGGAAGCCGTCGCACACATGCGCAGCCGGTACATGGGCTTCCTGAGCGAGGCCCCCGCGACGCCGTAG
- the motA gene encoding flagellar motor stator protein MotA: MLVLIGFAIVLGSIVGGFMMHGGNLLVLIQVSEFIIIGGAALGSLLISSTPQTVVQLVKDVLGLLKPNPYSKSAYKDLLAVLYELFYTARREGLIGIEQHAEKPHESSIFKRYPTFARNHHAVGFLTDTLKVLLTGTIPEHNLSEILELDLERHHEAGKVVPKALATVGDALPGFGIVAAVLGVIITMGHIGGSPEEIGHKVGAALVGTFLGVLGAYGVMHPLAAALESRGRSEHAYMDCIRVGILSFARGDAPLTSVEFARRAIISEDRPSFVELEELTNKASEQAKAAA; the protein is encoded by the coding sequence GTGCTGGTCCTCATCGGCTTCGCCATCGTGCTGGGCAGCATCGTCGGCGGCTTCATGATGCACGGCGGCAACCTCCTGGTGCTCATCCAGGTCTCCGAGTTCATCATCATCGGAGGAGCCGCGCTGGGGTCGTTGCTGATCTCGAGCACCCCCCAGACCGTCGTCCAGCTCGTCAAGGACGTCCTGGGGCTGCTCAAGCCCAATCCGTACAGCAAGTCCGCCTACAAGGACCTGCTGGCGGTGCTGTACGAGCTGTTCTACACGGCGCGCCGCGAGGGCCTGATCGGCATCGAGCAGCACGCCGAGAAGCCGCACGAGAGCAGCATCTTCAAGCGGTATCCCACGTTCGCCCGCAACCACCACGCCGTGGGCTTCCTCACCGACACCTTGAAGGTCCTGCTCACGGGCACCATCCCGGAGCACAACCTCTCGGAGATCCTGGAGCTGGACCTGGAGCGCCATCACGAAGCCGGCAAGGTGGTCCCCAAGGCGCTGGCCACGGTGGGCGACGCGCTTCCGGGCTTCGGGATCGTGGCCGCCGTGCTGGGCGTGATCATCACCATGGGCCACATCGGGGGCTCCCCCGAGGAGATCGGCCACAAGGTGGGCGCGGCACTGGTGGGGACGTTCCTGGGCGTGCTGGGCGCCTACGGGGTCATGCACCCCCTCGCGGCCGCGCTCGAGAGCCGGGGCCGCAGCGAGCACGCCTACATGGACTGCATCCGTGTGGGCATCCTCTCGTTCGCGCGCGGCGACGCGCCGCTCACGTCCGTCGAGTTCGCCCGTCGCGCCATCATCTCCGAGGACCGCCCCTCCTTCGTCGAGCTCGAAGAGCTGACGAACAAGGCGTCCGAGCAGGCGAAGGCGGCGGCCTGA
- a CDS encoding prepilin-type N-terminal cleavage/methylation domain-containing protein, with the protein MTTPERRRRGFTIVELLVTMTLVGILVNISIPIYRNVTIKADAAHVMADFTTIRLAALEHHARESAFPAPADWRVIPPELLDELPDGFDFGYGTADYRWRKWTLGGGSGPSVMVGLEVRSPDPVLLATIARQYEGQIVAGGNQITFVID; encoded by the coding sequence GTGACCACCCCGGAGCGGCGCCGGCGCGGCTTCACGATCGTCGAGCTGCTCGTCACGATGACGCTGGTCGGGATCCTCGTGAACATCTCGATCCCGATCTACCGCAACGTCACGATCAAGGCGGACGCGGCCCACGTGATGGCGGACTTCACCACCATCCGACTCGCGGCGCTGGAGCACCACGCGCGGGAGAGCGCCTTCCCCGCTCCGGCGGACTGGCGGGTGATTCCGCCCGAGCTGCTCGACGAGCTGCCGGACGGCTTCGACTTCGGATACGGGACCGCGGACTACCGCTGGCGGAAGTGGACGCTCGGCGGGGGCAGTGGCCCGTCGGTGATGGTGGGCCTGGAGGTGCGCTCGCCCGATCCCGTGCTGCTCGCCACGATCGCCCGGCAGTACGAGGGGCAGATCGTCGCGGGCGGGAACCAGATCACGTTCGTGATCGACTAG
- a CDS encoding flagellar motor protein MotB: protein MHDHGAPPVIRIVKKKGHHDGHHGGAWKVAYADFVTAMMAFFLVMWVVGMDQPAKDVVQAYFNNPLGYRDQAGAGTSAALAGSTGLPTTTQSALFEMLQRRHREERARLEETAEHLRNDLSEVMEREGLAGAIDVQVGDDGLRIELAESDDGPTFFSLGSAQLTDPAQAVLQVVARELAEQPNGIIVEGHTDARPLSQSGYTNWELSNDRANAARRALEGAGLDPRRVNEVRGYADRKLRLAGQPEDPANRRVTIFLPFLYAAPQPPTP from the coding sequence ATGCACGACCACGGCGCCCCACCGGTCATCCGGATCGTCAAGAAGAAGGGACACCACGACGGCCACCACGGCGGGGCCTGGAAGGTGGCGTACGCCGACTTCGTGACGGCGATGATGGCCTTCTTCCTGGTGATGTGGGTGGTGGGGATGGATCAGCCCGCCAAGGACGTGGTCCAGGCCTACTTCAACAACCCCCTGGGCTACCGCGACCAGGCGGGTGCCGGCACGAGCGCCGCGCTGGCGGGCAGCACCGGGCTGCCCACCACCACCCAGAGCGCGCTCTTCGAGATGCTTCAGCGACGGCACCGGGAGGAGCGGGCTCGCCTCGAGGAGACCGCGGAGCATCTGCGGAACGATCTCTCCGAGGTCATGGAACGGGAGGGCCTGGCCGGCGCCATCGACGTCCAGGTGGGCGACGACGGGCTCCGGATCGAGCTGGCCGAGTCCGACGACGGCCCCACCTTCTTCTCGCTGGGCTCGGCGCAGCTGACCGACCCGGCGCAGGCCGTCCTGCAGGTGGTCGCGCGCGAGCTGGCGGAGCAGCCCAACGGCATCATCGTCGAGGGGCATACGGATGCCCGACCCCTCTCCCAGAGCGGCTACACGAACTGGGAGCTCTCCAATGACCGGGCCAACGCGGCGCGTCGGGCGCTGGAGGGCGCAGGGCTCGATCCGAGGCGCGTGAACGAGGTGCGCGGATACGCCGATCGCAAGCTCCGGCTCGCCGGCCAGCCCGAGGATCCGGCCAATCGCCGGGTCACGATCTTCCTGCCCTTCCTGTACGCGGCGCCCCAACCCCCGACGCCCTAG
- a CDS encoding flagellar biosynthesis anti-sigma factor FlgM: protein MRIPDSKPEGLRSDGAGRIREEPPVGGEQKARPIPPVARMDRVEISDAARALAEQARARETAEAEAAPTAGETSPDRTAELRARVAQGYYDQPQILSQVADRLLDSGDL, encoded by the coding sequence ATGCGCATCCCCGACTCGAAGCCGGAAGGCCTCCGGTCCGATGGCGCTGGGCGCATCCGCGAGGAGCCCCCGGTCGGCGGCGAGCAGAAGGCCCGCCCGATACCGCCGGTGGCCCGTATGGACCGGGTTGAGATCTCCGACGCCGCCCGCGCCCTGGCCGAGCAGGCCCGCGCCCGGGAGACGGCAGAAGCCGAGGCCGCCCCGACGGCCGGCGAGACCTCCCCGGACCGTACCGCCGAGCTCCGGGCCCGTGTGGCCCAGGGCTACTACGACCAGCCCCAGATCCTGTCGCAGGTGGCCGACCGCCTCCTCGACAGCGGTGATCTTTGA
- the fliS gene encoding flagellar export chaperone FliS produces the protein MNKNGYTAYKRAEIQSSSPEQLIPLLYRELLRQLAQGRAHIANGAFEEKADAFSKANAILLELMGSLDVKAGGELGQQLASLYRYFLAELEAVSRTLDLGRLDSLVDLIQPLEEAWRHAAEELASQQAGV, from the coding sequence ATGAACAAGAACGGCTACACCGCCTACAAGCGGGCGGAGATCCAGAGCAGCAGCCCCGAGCAGCTCATCCCACTGCTGTATCGTGAGCTCCTGCGCCAACTGGCACAGGGCCGCGCGCACATCGCGAACGGCGCCTTCGAGGAGAAGGCGGATGCGTTCAGCAAGGCGAACGCGATCCTCCTGGAGCTCATGGGCAGCCTGGACGTGAAGGCCGGCGGCGAGCTGGGCCAGCAACTGGCCTCGCTCTACCGCTACTTCCTCGCGGAGCTCGAGGCGGTCAGCCGCACGCTCGACCTGGGACGACTGGATTCCCTGGTCGACCTCATCCAGCCGCTGGAGGAGGCCTGGCGCCACGCCGCCGAGGAGCTCGCCTCCCAGCAGGCGGGCGTATGA